taaattgtttaaggaaagaatttgagatgaattgAAAAAACAAAGTTTTATCTTGGATTACaaatcgagcatttaaaagatgaaattcatgttcattaattaacttatatggaaaagatattaaagaaattttacatggattAAGCACACCCATTAAGTACTCTAATAGTAGTCGgtcgttagatgtgaataaagattaattttgtccttgcaagaatgatgaagagtttcttaGTCCTGAAGTGCCATATCTAAGTGCTATaggggcattgatgtatcttgcaaataACACAAGACTTAATATAGCTTTCATcgtaaacttgttagcaagatttagttcttctccaacagGTAGACATtagaatggaattaaacatgtatttagatatttcAGAGGGACCATTaatatggggttattttattcaaatgattcaaaattccTATTAGTTGACTATGTCGATGCTGAATACTTATTAGATCCACATAAAGGTTGATCTCAaataggatatttatttacatatggGATTACTGTCATATCAAGGCGTCAACAAAGCAAACATTACTTGCCACTTCTTCAATCAtgcagaaataattgcaatgcatgaggcaagtcgAAAGTGTGTTTGActaaggttattgacccaacatatctaaaatatatgtaatttgcctttactAGAAAAGATGTCAACTATCTTATATGAAGATAATGTAGCACgtatagctcaattgaagggtggttacATCACCAAAATTATTTTGCACCCATGATCTTGAGAAAAGaggtgatataaatgttcaacaaattcATTCTAATGATAATTTAGAATATCTTTTTACTAAAGTATTGCCAACTttaacatttgaaagactactacaTAAGAATTATAAATcagatcaataaaatacattttttattactttcatattttGTTTGCCCTTTATTTTCTaagctttttctttattttatttcatgttttgtttgtTCTTTATCATTTCGgcctttctttattttattagtgCAAATACCTGAAACTACCCAATCTATGACCATATCTGCCAAAGCTGATTAATAGGAAAGTGAAAAGCATAAAAAGGTAACTGGGGAAGAGCAATTGACGTTTCAATCAGTCTCTTGGACGCCACGTCTCTCTGCTCCCCAAATCTCTCAACATCCGATTATTCCCTGCCACCTCTCACCTCTCTCCTCCTTTTCATCGAAAAGCTCTCAAAATTCCCAATTTTTCCCTAAGAAAAAGCCCTAACTCCATCTCCACATTTCCGCAACATGTCATTCGATGAAGAAGAGTCCTTCGAACACACCGTCCTCGTGGTCCGCGAAGTCACTGTCTACAAAATCCCGCCACGTTCCACCTCCGGTGGTTACAAATGCGGCGAGTGGCTCCAATCCGACAAGATCTGGTCGGGTCGGCTCCGGGTCGTCTCTTGCAAGGACCGATGCGAGATCCGATTGGAGGATCCCAACTCGGCTGAGCTATTCGCCGCTTGTTTTATCTACCCTGGCCAGCGCGAGAGTTCCGTAGAGCCCGCGCTTGATTCTTCCCGGTACTTCGTGCTCAAGATTGAGGACGGGAATGGGAAACACGCCTTCATTGGGCTCGGGTTTAATGAGCGGAACGAGGCGTTTGATTTCAACGTGGCCTTGTCTGATCACAATAAGTATGTTAGCAGAGAGAACGAGAAAGAGGCCAGTGAGAAAAATGCGACTGATTCTCTTATTGATATTCATCCGGCTGTTAATCATCGATTGAAGGTAGAAAATTTCGGGtcttttttgtttttaacttTTTGTAGCTTTAAACGTCTAACTTTCATTGATTTTAGAATGTGGGTTGACTTATTCTTTATTTTGATATATCATATACCTGAGCTATTGCTTAAGATTGTTAAAagtttaaaagtttaaattttgtttgagtTCAGAATGTGGGGCTGGGGGCGGGGCAGGTTTTCTGATTTATTTTTATCGTGTTATTATTGCCGTTGTACTTGGAAGGTCGTAATTTATGAGTGTGGGTAAAAGTAAATGTCAATCGTTTAATAAAGTTAGTTTGTATATTTGGATAAATATTGagttttttgttattttccctttttttttatgcTACTGCTTGAAGTTTGTTTTTTAGGTTGTGAATTTCTTTTTTGCCAATGTGCTATGTTAGCTTGgttttgaggtttttttttttttcctggcTTTTAAGTTATTTTGCTGAATTTGGATTGTG
The Gossypium hirsutum isolate 1008001.06 chromosome A07, Gossypium_hirsutum_v2.1, whole genome shotgun sequence genome window above contains:
- the LOC107952892 gene encoding uncharacterized protein At1g03900; amino-acid sequence: MSFDEEESFEHTVLVVREVTVYKIPPRSTSGGYKCGEWLQSDKIWSGRLRVVSCKDRCEIRLEDPNSAELFAACFIYPGQRESSVEPALDSSRYFVLKIEDGNGKHAFIGLGFNERNEAFDFNVALSDHNKYVSRENEKEASEKNATDSLIDIHPAVNHRLKEGETIRINIQPKPSSGTGMLSAAALSGVVLKPNTLCLVPPPADSGKIRSPLPPPPNDPAAARMTSTSQSVGQRAPTENTRQTDPLTDFSQLERNLPASGSGPRKTTASGWAAF